A stretch of Ipomoea triloba cultivar NCNSP0323 chromosome 13, ASM357664v1 DNA encodes these proteins:
- the LOC116001822 gene encoding stemmadenine O-acetyltransferase-like, with protein MAAGDIKYVFRYTERIRPSSPTPQNLRSHKLSLLDQLINCLYAPLLTFYDNSSGDHDHNQLKKSFSRTLSYVYPLAGRLKDGKTIDCNDEGADFVVAQVENKMSEVIQYPRLDRLRMLFPCNPYPEVVDSTLPLLAVQVTRFSCGGSAVAICIWHGLADAAGAYGLLGTWAAINLGQDYNTIWDMHENTRNLVVDTSTTFVPTDLLSSLTALTDRNQVMVAKKYITKRFVFLGSTVNAIRDGYTQPEHRPSRVVALAAFLWAAVIRATREADQDFKTHTLTMSVDLRKRFNPPFPTYCLGSINQVVGARWERGGDGKESAVAVDGGVLIGKVREAISKIDDNYIQKMHIEGGYLKELMAISNSLSVDKKHNKGLNISSWCKVPFYEVDFGWGKPRWISTILVLKDLGIFMDMDDGGVEVWLGLPQGIMSSLERDEQFLAHLSYSQTVWDYNLHSVMKSKL; from the exons ATGGCGGCCGGCGACATTAAATATGTTTTTCGTTACACAGAAAGAATCCGACCATCTTCTCCGACTCCTCAAAATCTCCGAAGCCACAAGTTGTCTCTCCTTGACCAGCTAATCAATTGCCTTTATGCCCCCCTCCTCACCTTCTACGACAACTCCTCCGGCGATCATGATCATAATCAGctcaagaaatcattttccaggaCGTTATCCTACGTCTACCCGTTGGCCGGGAGGCTAAAAGACGGGAAGACAATCGATTGCAACGACGAGGGTGCGGACTTTGTAGTAGCCCAAGTGGAAAACAAAATGTCGGAGGTGATTCAGTATCCTAGGTTGGATCGTCTTAGGATGTTGTTCCCATGTAATCCATACCCAGAAGTTGTGGACTCAACCCTTCCCCTTTTGGCTGTCCAAGTAACGCGATTTTCCTGCGGTGGCTCCGCGGTTGCGATTTGCATTTGGCACGGCCTTGCCGACGCCGCCGGAGCCTATGGCCTCCTCGGAACTTGGGCTGCTATTAACCTGGGACAAGATTACAACactatttg GGACATGCATGAGAATACCCGCAATTTGGTCGTGGACACGAGCACAACGTTTGTACCAACTGATTTATTGTCATCTCTCACTGCCCTCACGGATAGGAATCAAGTCATGGttgcaaaaaaatatataacgaAAAGGTTTGTGTTTCTAGGGTCAACGGTAAATGCGATCAGAGATGGATACACTCAGCCGGAGCATCGTCCGTCGCGGGTGGTGGCGCTGGCGGCGTTTCTATGGGCGGCCGTTATAAGAGCCACAAGGGAGGCTGACCAAGATTTCAAGACTCACACGTTGACCATGTCCGTGGATTTAAGAAAAAGGTTTAACCCCCCGTTTCCCACGTACTGTCTAGGGAGCATCAATCAAGTGGTGGGGGCGCGGTGGGAGCGCGGCGGCGACGGAAAAGAATCAGCGGTGGCGGTTGACGGCGGAGTCCTAATAGGGAAAGTCCGAGAAGCCATTAGTAAAATTGACGATAACTACATCCAGAAAATGCACATTGAGGGAGGTTATTTGAAAGAACTTATGGCCATATCCAATAGTTTGTCAGTGGATAAAAAACATAACAAGGGTTTAAACATCAGCAGTTGGTGCAAAGTACCATTTTACGAGGTTGATTTTGGGTGGGGGAAGCCGAGGTGGATATCCACTATTCTTGTTCTAAAGGATTTGGGTATTTTTATGGACATGGATGATGGAGGGGTGGAAGTGTGGTTAGGGCTACCTCAAGGTATCATGAGCAGTTTAGAGAGGGACGAACAATTTCTGGCTCATTTATCTTATAGCCAAACTGTGTGGGATTATAATCTACACAGTGTCATGAAAagtaagttgtaa
- the LOC116003015 gene encoding pollen receptor-like kinase 2 translates to MALSPPPSSLSLLVVVFVFLRLAAPSLAKTEADILLKFKASLKNASALASWDAAKAPGPCAGNRPTWTAVLCADGKVLGLTLNHMGLGGTIDVDSLLELPAFRVFGAMDNNFQGPLPAFKKLSALKFLYLSLNKFSGDIPDDAFDGMESLKKVHLAYNEFSGAIPKSLATSRNLIELMLEHNMFYGKIPDFSLERLSAANFSNNNLEGEIPAILSNLDASSFAGNTALCGKPLGACQAGQGDTSTNNSGHSAKSKIFSMIAAVIVLVVAIAIVFAVCKKKPNDDTIDGSTRAQVGTQTALPTTEKQLDKMERGSPATGRSPPARGATAAAGKKPPEQQHNPAVKLTFLRENVIKFDLPDLLKASAEILGNGVFGSTYKAALGSGQVVVVKRFRHMNKVGKEDFVEHMRRLGRLNHKNLLPILGFYYRKEEKLLVFDHVVKSSLASHLHGKKRKSRSGNELDWATRLKIVKGVARSMVYLYNELPSMSVPNGHLKSSNVLLDSSYEPLISDYGLLPIVNQEHAEEHMIAYKSPDYKQGGRVGKKTDVWALGVLILEILTGKPPPDVDTVAWVQSIVPTLEALDPEMRGVTKNAEGEVVKLLNIGLSCCEVDVDKRPEMKETVERIEHVAVAGAGGASDDDFYSSYTSDDHSSRSLSQDFT, encoded by the exons ATGGCTCTCTCTCCTCCTCCTTCCTCTCTTTCTCTTCTAGTCGTCGTCTTTGTCTTCCTCCGCCTGGCGGCCCCGTCCCTCGCCAAGACCGAGGCCGATATCCTCCTCAAATTCAAGGCTTCTTTGAAGAATGCCTCCGCCTTGGCCAGCTGGGACGCCGCCAAGGCCCCCGGCCCTTGCGCCGGCAACCGCCCTACCTGGACCGCCGTCTTGTGCGCCGACGGCAAAGTCCTCGGCCTCACCCTCAACCACATGGGACTTGGCGGCACCATCGACGTTGATTCCCTTCTAGAGCTCCCGGCTTTTAGGGTTTTTGGCGCCATGGATAACAATTTCCAGGGGCCTTTGCCGGCGTTTAAGAAACTCAGCGCCCTCAAATTCCTCTACCTATCCCTAAACAAATTCTCCGGCGATATCCCGGACGACGCTTTCGACGGAATGGAATCGTTGAAGAAAGTTCACTTGGCGTATAACGAATTCTCCGGCGCCATTCCTAAATCGCTGGCAACCTCCAGGAACCTCATCGAGTTGATGCTTGAACACAATATGTTTTATGGTAAAATACCAGATTTCTCGCTGGAACGATTGTCCGCGGCAAATTTCTCTAACAATAATCTTGAAGGTGAAATCCCTGCAATTCTTTCTAATCTCGACGCTTCCTCGTTCGCAG gGAATACGGCTCTTTGCGGGAAGCCATTGGGGGCATGCCAAGCTGGGCAGGGTGATACCTCCACCAATAATTCCGGCCACTCGGCCAAATCAAAGATCTTCAGCATGATAGCGGCGGTGATAGTTTTGGTGGTCGCCATCGCCATCGTGTTCGCCGTATGCAAGAAAAAACCCAACGACGATACAATAGACGGGTCGACCCGAGCGCAAGTGGGCACCCAAACAGCACTGCCCACAACCGAGAAGCAGCTGGACAAAATGGAACGAGGATCGCCGGCGACCGGGCGTTCACCGCCGGCGCGTGGTGCTACGGCGGCCGCCGGGAAGAAACCGCCGGAGCAGCAGCATAATCCGGCCGTTAAGCTTACGTTCTTGAGAGAGAACGTGATCAAGTTCGACTTGCCGGACCTGCTTAAGGCGTCGGCGGAGATTCTGGGCAACGGCGTGTTTGGGTCAACTTACAAAGCCGCCCTGGGCTCCGGCCAGGTTGTGGTTGTCAAGCGGTTCAGGCACATGAACAAGGTCGGAAAAGAGGATTTTGTGGAGCATATGAGAAGGCTTGGAAGGTTGAATCACAAGAATTTGCTTCCTATTCTGGGTTTCTACTATAGGAAAGAGGAAAAGCTCCTTGTCTTTGACCATGTCGTGAAATCCAGCTTGGCTTCTCATCTTCATG GTAAGAAAAGGAAATCTCGTAGCGGGAATGAGCTAGACTGGGCGACACGGTTGAAAATTGTGAAGGGAGTAGCGAGGAGCATGGTGTATCTGTACAATGAGCTACCCAGCATGAGCGTACCAAACGGGCACCTCAAATCCTCCAACGTTCTCTTAGATTCCTCGTACGAGCCCTTAATCAGCGACTACGGGTTGCTGCCAATCGTGAACCAAGAGCACGCGGAGGAGCACATGATCGCGTACAAATCGCCGGATTACAAGCAGGGCGGTCGGGTGGGCAAGAAAACGGACGTGTGGGCGCTAGGGGTGTTGATCCTGGAAATCTTGACCGGAAAACCCCCGCCCGACGTGGACACGGTGGCGTGGGTTCAGTCCATCGTGCCCACGCTCGAGGCTTTGGACCCGGAGATGAGAGGGGTGACTAAGAACGCCGAGGGGGAAGTGGTGAAGCTGTTGAACATTGGGCTGAGCTGCTGCGAGGTGGATGTGGACAAGAGGCCGGAGATGAAGGAGACGGTGGAGAGGATTGAACATGTCGCCGTCGCTGGGGCCGGCGGCGCCAGCGACGACGACTTTTACTCTTCGTATACCAGCGATGACCACTCGTCCAGAAGCTTATCCCAGGATTTCACttaa